In Streptomyces sp. NBC_01381, a genomic segment contains:
- a CDS encoding helix-turn-helix domain-containing protein produces the protein MDLPDHRAPPLLLTVDQVAARLQVSRWTVYNLIRSRELASVTIGRSRRISQAALHEYLARLSEEGSA, from the coding sequence GTGGACTTACCCGATCACAGAGCACCGCCGCTCCTGCTCACGGTGGACCAGGTAGCCGCTCGCCTCCAGGTGAGCCGCTGGACGGTCTACAACCTGATCCGCTCACGGGAGCTGGCCTCGGTCACCATCGGCCGGTCCCGGCGGATAAGCCAAGCGGCCCTGCACGAATACCTCGCACGTCTCTCGGAAGAAGGAAGCGCCTAA
- a CDS encoding replication initiator, whose translation MYRQHVLRDVVHVDLGPPPAGVTAKEWAAEKALWERVLAPDYRQWEEEVKRIGGCAHPIHLTGPVRLVDSITGEIVRELGNGGRTTLMVPCSNRRREWCAPCSRVYQWDTWHLVKAGLVGGKGMPESVAEHPRAFVTLTAPSFGPVHVVSEDDPCHPRRGSGQCEHGRPLACWEQHSPDSPLVGQALCPGCYDYAGAVLWNAHASRLWHRFTDLMRRQELPRAAGITRAEFARAVRVSFFKVAEYQRRGLVHFHAVIRLDPAAADGTVPGWATHELISAAVHQAASLARLTTPYSPAGEWELGFGAQVDVQPMPVINTADEGQIPNAVASYIAKYVTKGVEDAGIVHRPLYCKECHGSGLGGACPRCHGSGLRISPAELPGSLHARSMVGTAARLGGLSEYRDLKLRRWAHQFGYGGHFSTKSRSYSTTMTALRQARTDFKTEQLREHLGLVGELIVDSELSFAKAGYASKTEEQIAEGIRDAIEENRIEGRAALADLRAEEEDWI comes from the coding sequence ATGTACCGTCAACATGTGCTTCGAGATGTAGTACATGTTGACCTAGGTCCGCCCCCGGCCGGTGTCACGGCCAAGGAATGGGCGGCAGAGAAAGCGTTGTGGGAGCGAGTTCTTGCTCCCGACTACAGGCAGTGGGAGGAGGAGGTAAAGCGGATCGGCGGCTGCGCCCACCCGATCCACCTGACGGGACCGGTACGCCTGGTCGACTCGATCACCGGCGAGATCGTCCGCGAACTCGGCAACGGCGGCCGAACGACCTTGATGGTCCCCTGCAGCAACCGACGCCGAGAGTGGTGCGCCCCGTGCTCGCGGGTCTACCAGTGGGACACCTGGCACCTGGTGAAGGCGGGCCTCGTCGGCGGCAAGGGCATGCCGGAGTCAGTGGCCGAACACCCTCGCGCGTTCGTGACGCTCACGGCACCGTCGTTCGGCCCGGTGCATGTCGTGTCGGAAGACGACCCCTGTCACCCCCGGCGCGGCAGCGGCCAGTGTGAGCATGGTCGCCCGCTGGCGTGCTGGGAGCAGCACTCACCTGACTCACCTCTGGTCGGGCAAGCCCTGTGCCCCGGCTGCTACGACTACGCCGGGGCCGTGCTGTGGAACGCACACGCGAGCCGGTTGTGGCATCGCTTCACAGACCTCATGCGACGCCAGGAACTGCCGCGAGCGGCGGGCATCACGCGGGCTGAGTTCGCGCGTGCGGTGCGGGTGTCGTTCTTCAAGGTCGCCGAGTACCAGCGGCGCGGGCTGGTGCACTTCCACGCGGTGATCCGCCTGGACCCGGCGGCGGCCGACGGGACGGTGCCCGGCTGGGCCACTCATGAGCTGATCTCGGCGGCGGTCCACCAGGCGGCCTCGCTGGCGCGGCTCACCACGCCGTACAGCCCCGCTGGGGAATGGGAGCTGGGGTTCGGCGCCCAAGTCGACGTCCAGCCCATGCCGGTGATCAACACAGCGGACGAAGGGCAGATCCCGAACGCCGTGGCCTCGTACATCGCCAAGTACGTGACCAAGGGAGTGGAAGACGCGGGCATCGTCCACCGCCCCCTGTACTGCAAGGAATGCCACGGGTCAGGTCTCGGCGGCGCCTGCCCCCGCTGCCACGGGTCGGGCCTTCGGATATCTCCCGCCGAACTCCCTGGATCACTGCACGCACGATCCATGGTCGGCACGGCTGCCCGGCTCGGCGGGCTCTCCGAATATCGCGACCTGAAGCTCCGCCGCTGGGCTCACCAATTCGGCTACGGCGGCCATTTCTCCACGAAGAGCCGCAGTTACAGCACGACCATGACGGCGCTTCGTCAGGCCCGTACGGACTTCAAGACTGAACAGTTACGGGAACACCTTGGACTCGTCGGAGAGTTGATCGTCGATTCCGAACTCTCCTTCGCTAAGGCCGGATATGCCAGCAAGACAGAAGAGCAGATCGCTGAAGGGATTCGCGATGCCATCGAGGAAAACCGAATTGAAGGCCGCGCGGCCCTCGCGGATCTCAGGGCAGAGGAGGAGGACTGGATCTAG